Genomic window (Streptomyces sp. LX-29):
GGTCGTGGATGTCGCGCGCCATGCGCGCGGGAGGACGGCGGACGACATGGCGGTGCTCGCCGTCCACCGGCAGTCGAGCGCGGAGGGGCCGCCGGCCGACTCCCGCGCGGAGCGGCCGGTGCCGGCTGACTCCCGCGCGGAGCGGCCGGCCGACCCCTGGCGACCGGGCCACCCGGCCGGCCTCGCACACCCGGCGGACCGGGCGAGCAGCGCCGATAGCGGAACGTAGTCGACCGCCGCCCCTGCGCATAACAATTGACGCACGATCAGCGGTGGCGGGTTTCCGCCGCGCGATCTTGGTGACTCAACTCTCCGGCAACTTGCTCAGATTTGCCGGAAAGTGACCGAATGTGGGGCGTCGATTCTGCACGGATTCCAGGGAACGGCTTGGAAACACGCCGGGCGGTCTATTAACGTTCGATAACGCAGCGCGGTCGTCACAGCCGCCGCAAGAGGCGGCACCGTGCGCCGTCGCCGAATCCCGCACGCACAGCAGCGCGAGCACCAACAGCATCACCGCAGCACCTAGGGAACCGGGGAACCACCATCCTTGGGGTGAATCGGGCGCTTCCTCGGAGGAGCCCGTAGGAGACCTTCCTGCTCCGAACCCGTCAGCTAACCCGGTAGGCGAGACGGAAGGAAAGGAGTACGCCCCCGTGGCGTCCAACAGGTCTGCCTTCGACGAGGCGCCGTACAGCCCCTCCGGTGTTTCCGGCGCCCCCTACGGTCCGGGTGTCCTTCCCGGCCCGGGTGGTGGTCCGACCTCGACCATGGCCCCCGCTCGCGCTGTCCCCTCGGCCGCCTCCGCGATGCCCTCGGGCCCCGCCACATCCGGCGCCCCCACCATCGCCAGCCCCGTCGTGGCCCCTCCGCACGATGCCTTCGGGCCCGAGGACGAGGACGGGGAGGAGTGGAATCCCACGGCGGACTCCATAGCCCCGGTCCGCGGCCGGCACCGGGTGGTCAAGCAGCGCGGCGGCGGCATGGCGCGCAGCGGCGCGGTGCTCGGCGTCGGTGTCATCGCGGCGGTGGGCGCGGGCGGCATGGCGACCGCCAAGGACCGACCCAACCCGCCGATCTCCATGCCCGACCTGGGGCAGGTCGCCGACGAGGTGCAGGGCGTGCTCCCGGAGGCGAGGGAGCTGCCCGGTGCCACGCGGCTCGTCTCCGACGCGGTCGGCCCGGGCAACGTCGCCTCCGCACCGGGCGCGCCCGCGGCCGCGGCCCCGCTCTCCACGGCCGGTCTGACCGCCGAGGACGCGGCGAACGGCGCCACCGACGCCGGCGAGGCGCTGCGCGCCCGCATCATGCAGCAGGCCGAGTATCAGCAGAACGCGGCCGACGACGCCCAGCGCGAGGCCGCCGCGCGAGCCGCCGCCGAGCAGGCCGCCAAGGCGGCCGCGGCCCAGGCCAAGGCCGAGGCCGACGAGGCGAAGAAGGCCGCCGAGGCCGAGGCCGAGCGCAAGGCGGAGGAGGCCGCACGCAAGGCCGAGGCCGAGCGGAAGGCGGAGGCCGCGGCCAAGGCGAAGGCCGAAGCGGAGGCAGAGGCTGAGGCGGACGCGGAGGCGGACGCGGGGTCGGAATCCGGCTCCGGAGGCGACAGCGGGACCAGCGCCGGCGCGTATGCCCTCCCGGTCGCCTCCTACACCCTCACCTCCACCTTCGGCCAGGCCGGCGACCTGTGGTCCGCCGACCACACGGGGCAGGACTTCGCCGCTCCCACCGGCACCCCGGTCAAGGCGGTCCACGGGGGCACGATCACCTCCGCCGGCTGGGCCGGCGCCTACGGCTACCGCATCGTCCTCACGCTCCCCGACGGCACCGAGATCTGGTACTGCCACCTGTCATCCATGGTCAAGACCTCGGGCACGGTGTCCACCGGCGACGTCATCGGCCGCGTCGGCGCCACCGGCAACGTGACCGGTCCCCACCTCCACCTGGAGGTCCGCCCGGGCGGCGGCTCCCCGGTCGATCCCCTGGCGTGGCTGCGCCAGCACGGCCTGAACCCGTGACCACGACAGCCGTGATCACACCACCCGTGACCGCACCCGCGAGCACGACACCGTGACCGCACTCGCGAGCTCGACACGCGTGAGCACGCCGGCCTGAACCCGAGGCCAGCCTCTCCCCCCACAGCCCCGATACGCCGGCGGCTCTGGCGCTCTCTCCCCCCTTGACGCCAGGGCCGCCGGTTCGTTTTCCCGCGCTCTCGGGAGCCCGGGTGCGGCGCGCGCCGCGACGGCGAGCGGGCCGACCCCTGTGGCACCAGCGCCGCGGGGTCACCGGGCCCGGGTCACGGAGCCCGGGTCACGTGGCCACGGGCGCGGGGTGTCGGCGGTGCTCAGCCGGCGCGGCGGTCGGCGGCCGCCCAGGAGGCGAGGGCGACCCCGCCCGCCACGGCGGCGACGGCCGGCCAGGCGCCGATCTTCTTGGCCAGCGGGTGGGAGCCCGCGAACGCGGCCACATACAGCCCGCTCAGGGCCGCCGCGGTTCCGGCACCGCCCCGCTCCTTCCAGCCCCGCGCCGCCGCGACCCCCGCTGCGGCCAGCACCACACCGCCCAGGGGCCGCCTCTTCGTCCACCGGGCGACCCCGTAGCCGCCCACGAGACCGCCCGCGGCCACCACGCCTGTCGGAACCCCAGCCATAGCCACACCTTCCACATGTGCCGATCCGGATCCTCTCGGGACCATTCGACAACACCGGTCGTCCCGAACGCCCCACGGGCCCGTCACGGTCCCGCCCCGGTCCGGAGAGAGCGGACCGTCGGGCTCAGTCGAGGGCGCTGAGCTTCTTCCACTCCTCGTAGGAGAGGTTCCAGTCGCCGTAGCCGTTGCCGGTGGCGACGGTCTCCCGAGTGGAGCCGGTGACCTCGATGATGTCGCCGGGGGTGGCGCGGTCGTAGAAGCTCTTGCCGTCCGCTTCCGACATGCCTATGCAGCCGTGGCTCATGTTGACACGGCCGAAGTAGCCCTTGCCCTCGTTCCAGGGGGCGGCGTGGGCGTAGGTGCCGGAGGTGGTCAGATGGACCGCCCAGGGGACGTCCTTGTTGTACGGGTCGGCTATGTTCACCGACTCGCTGGTCATGTTGACCATGGGTGCCTTGCCGAGGACGACCATGGTGCCGTTCCAGGTGGGGTAGGCGGTGGAGCCGGCGGAGACCGGGATGGTGTCGACCTTCTTGCCGTCCTCGTAGACGGTCATCGTGTGCTGCTTCAGGTCGGCCTTGGCGACGCGGACGGTGCCGACGGTGAAGGTGCTGGAGACGTCGCGGCGGAGGTAGCGCCCCTCGCCCGTGTTGACGCCGCTGAGCTTGGCGCGGAGGGTCACCTTGGTGCCCTTGGCCCAGTAGCTCTCGGGGCGCCAGTCGACGCGCTCGACGCCGGTGAGCGGGTCGCGGGTCCAGCCCCAGGAGCCCTCCGTCTTGGGGGAGGTGCTGACGGAGAGCCGGCGCTCGACCGCCGCCTTGTCCTTCACCGGGTGGTCGAAGGCGATGGACACCGGCTGGCCGGCGCCGACGACCTTGTTGTTGGACGGGGTGACGGAGACGCCGTTGAAGACCTTGGCCGCACGGGTGCGGAAGGCCGAACGGTGGGTGGTGACCTCGCCGGCCGCGTTGGTCGCGGTGGCCAGGACGGCGTAGGAGGCCCCCGGGGTCATGGTGCGGGTGGAGCGCCAGCTCTTCTTGGCGTCGGACCATGAGCCCGTCACCGCGACCGCGTCGGCGCTGCTCGGGTCGGGAGTGACCTGGACCTTGGTCAGGGTGCCGCCGGCCACGTCGACCTTGATGCCGCCGTCGGGGGCCACCGCCGGGCCGTCGCTGCCCGGCGTCACGGTGATGCGGGCGGGCTTGGCGTCGGCCGGGTCGACCGAGGCGCCGCCCTTCCCGTCCGAGCCGGAGGAGGACTGACAGGCCACCAGCGAGGCCAGGGCCAGGGAGGACGCCGCAAGCAGGCGGAGAGGGCGGCGTATGGGACGTATGGATCGCACAGAGGACCTCTTGGGACGGTCGTGACGGTTGGTGAAGGCGTGGTGGGGGTGGTCGGAGCGACGGTCGGTCAGCAACGCTGCTCCACCCCCTCCGGGTTGCTCTTGTACG
Coding sequences:
- a CDS encoding Ig-like domain-containing protein, producing the protein MRSIRPIRRPLRLLAASSLALASLVACQSSSGSDGKGGASVDPADAKPARITVTPGSDGPAVAPDGGIKVDVAGGTLTKVQVTPDPSSADAVAVTGSWSDAKKSWRSTRTMTPGASYAVLATATNAAGEVTTHRSAFRTRAAKVFNGVSVTPSNNKVVGAGQPVSIAFDHPVKDKAAVERRLSVSTSPKTEGSWGWTRDPLTGVERVDWRPESYWAKGTKVTLRAKLSGVNTGEGRYLRRDVSSTFTVGTVRVAKADLKQHTMTVYEDGKKVDTIPVSAGSTAYPTWNGTMVVLGKAPMVNMTSESVNIADPYNKDVPWAVHLTTSGTYAHAAPWNEGKGYFGRVNMSHGCIGMSEADGKSFYDRATPGDIIEVTGSTRETVATGNGYGDWNLSYEEWKKLSALD
- a CDS encoding M23 family metallopeptidase; translation: MASNRSAFDEAPYSPSGVSGAPYGPGVLPGPGGGPTSTMAPARAVPSAASAMPSGPATSGAPTIASPVVAPPHDAFGPEDEDGEEWNPTADSIAPVRGRHRVVKQRGGGMARSGAVLGVGVIAAVGAGGMATAKDRPNPPISMPDLGQVADEVQGVLPEARELPGATRLVSDAVGPGNVASAPGAPAAAAPLSTAGLTAEDAANGATDAGEALRARIMQQAEYQQNAADDAQREAAARAAAEQAAKAAAAQAKAEADEAKKAAEAEAERKAEEAARKAEAERKAEAAAKAKAEAEAEAEADAEADAGSESGSGGDSGTSAGAYALPVASYTLTSTFGQAGDLWSADHTGQDFAAPTGTPVKAVHGGTITSAGWAGAYGYRIVLTLPDGTEIWYCHLSSMVKTSGTVSTGDVIGRVGATGNVTGPHLHLEVRPGGGSPVDPLAWLRQHGLNP